The genomic stretch TATCGCAAAGCAAATATAACAGTTGGCGAGGGAATTCAAGGGTTTGCcattttaaacacttttgtttgtgtgtttgttggaaAGTTACCCCTGCTTTGATTGCAGTGGGGAAACACCAGCTTTTCGGAGTGCGCAGCAATGCATCAAACAACGCCAGCCTGTTTTGCATACAACTAGCCAGGACAGCTACCCACACATACATGTTAAACTACATGCTTAATTAATCCAACCAGCTTCCCCAAGCTCTTTAAATTGTTCTACcatagaaactttttttttttccctcacatcTTCGATGATTTGTGAAGAAAACACTAAACTCcgtgaaacaaaccaaaaacaactCAACGTTACATCTTAAAAGTACAGCGTAACCCGTTTTAAGTTAAAAAGCACCAACGGCGGTTAATAAAGCGACTTACCATTTTGAGCGGATTTGTGGGACAGCGCAGTGACTGGGGAAggagagacaggagagacagagccGCCGCAGCTCCACCTTTAACAGATCAGAGGCGTGTGGCGACGCGCACTGGACACCTCCTATTTCCTGGGCAAGTTTTTTTTGGCCATCAATTGCCTTGAGGCCAGTTTAATTTCCGGGTTTCAAAAGCTGTCAAGGTAGAGCATATGTACCTTTGCACCTTAAATTCACCTACTGTCCGAGTGTGTGGGGTTTAAATGCACAGATGATTGCAGTCGGTCATCTATTTATGCATTGCCTATGCAGTTTAAGACAATCTATAGATGTTTGCAGTGTTTAAATTGTAGCCGCGAACTCCTTGACAGAAACGCCGGCAAGGAACAGGTTGTGCGGAGCCAATAGGAATCCAGATTGAAAGCAGGTCCCTTATATGGAAGTTCAAGTCGATTCAAGGTGTATCTTGGCCGAAACGAAGGGAAAACTACTGACGCCACCTGAGTGAGCTTGGATGTAAGATCTGATATTGAATCCGGGATTTCCTTAATAAGAATCGAAGGAAACGTATAACCACTtgatcaaattatatatatttgtattattgttataggGAAGTTATATTTCTTCTGTAATAGTATAGGGTTAGGCTTCGCCAATTTGGCAACTGTTGTTATCACGAAGGCTCATATTGTGAGGTGATGCACCATGAATGACTTCATTATATGATCAGACATAGGGGTGTGCAAACTCGTTGAACTGCCAATGCAATGAAAAGAAGACATAGTTTTGGAACAATTAGTCTTTTGTCCATTTTCCATGCATTTGGAAGTGTGCCCTTTAGAAATATCCAACACCATAGATGCATTATTACAGTCAAATACCTCATTCTCTCACATTAAGCCATTCAGATATTATAGACCTGGATGAGtgcattttacacacacacacacacacacacacacacacacacacacaaatgcaaaagtGTGTCTGTTGCAAAAATTCAAAGACGCTGAGTCACTCAGATGTAGGCGAAACTATTACAACACAGACAAAGACTATTGGCTGGTGTCGCAGATCCAGAATAACAATATTTTAAGTAGAGTAGTCGGATAATCGTGCTAATCAAGGTGTGTATCTTGTGCGGAAGTCAAAGTAAGAAAAGGGTCGATGCTGTCATTATTGATAGctttaattgttattaattgTCTGTTTAATCTATTTTAAGATTACCACATTCATTGTGCGTATTTCATTTATGTCTATAAAGCAGCAGCAACGACACACGTATGTTCCACAAAAGCTTGTTTGCATTAATTCCTCAAATCCATCAAGCAATTATGTAATCACTCTTTAAATAACAATCAAAATAGAtgcttttataattattattattactactgacGGTAGTTAGAACTAGTACTGCAGCTGTTTTGTTTCCTGTAATTTGATTGGTTAAGAAATGTGTTCTACCTCTGACGCCTGAAGGCAGCGCTTGCCAGCCCCAAAGATGGCTGCGCACATGATgttgcccaaaacaacaaatgcGTTGTTAAGCATTAAATATCTAGGTGCGATTACGGGTAATAGGAGGTTTTTATCATTTTCCTTTGCAACGGGAACCACCGAATTCACCTCGAAACGAGTCCGGAGTATATTTACTGAGTTTTTCAAAGAGCAGCATGGCCACCGAGTTGTGCCGTCGTCCCTGGTACGACCGAGGGGAGACAGAAGCCTTCTGTTTGTCAATGCAGGCATGAACCAGGTAAAGAAAGATGCATTACTACAGATTAATAATATTCATACCCACTCCCGATTACTTAAGGAAATGCATTTGAGGACATCATAGTAGAATGATACTTGGATGACACGATGTATATTGCTTTAAAttagattgtatttattgtgcAATTTATCATACACAACATCTCATAGATCAGACGTGAGTTATTAAGGTGTCTGCTTTTGCAACTCAGCACTCGTATCCCCTTCGATAAGGACCCCCGATTACAACCGATATAAGAGCAAGCTGGCAGCAACATTAAAATGGTAACAACACGAACAATTATAGCGAGTTTCTGTTGGCAGTGTTGGAGGGCTGTCAGATGGAGAATTACAACACTAACGTTTCCAGATCATCTTGAGAAAGGTTGATTTTGTGTTTTGGCAGTGCAGTGAATCATAGTACACTATATTCACTGGTGAGATGGCTTGCTTATTGTGCCATTGTTTTGGttgataatttattttagaggcatgtgtttttgaagtttatttcaccatttCACCCCAATAGTTTAAGCCCATCTTCCTGGGCACAGTGGACCCCCGCTCAGAGCTGGCGCAGTACCGGCGTGTCGTGAACAGTCAGAAGTGTGTCCGCGCTGGAGGCAAGCACAACGACCTGGAAGATGTGGGCAGAGATGTCTACCACCACACCTTCTTCGAGATGCTGGGGAACTGGTCTTTTGGAGACTACTTTAAGGTGACATTGTGATGTTTCCATGCAGGACGTGACATCAGTGTCTTCCctcttatttttcttaaatcagaccAAGGCAATTCCAGCCCCTGAGGTTCTGAGGGGTTTCTGGTTTTTATTCCGTCTCGCGTCTTACTATATTGAAGGTCATTATTAGGATATGAAGTCAATTCACTGTTATCATTCTGGTATATCATTAAAAGCACTTATAAAACATGGAAGAAGTCCAATGAAATAGTATTGAACCATTGTACCAGCCTTATTGATGATACATAGAAAGTGGGGTAAATTTGCTTTCTGATTTAGAAGGAAGAGCCTTCTAAACTTTACTCAGTTTCTTAGTAATGTCTTGTCTTGCTGCCACAAGAAGATTCTTCTGAGTCTCTGCTGTGGATTCCTGGGGCGTGATACTTCATGTCGTAAAGGGCTTGTGATTACAGGTTCTTGCCTCAGAGAGGAATGCGTGATTTTGTACTCCTGCAGGAGGAGGCATGTGCCATGGCTTGGCAGCTCCTGACTCAGGTCTATGGAATCCCAAAAGACCGACTCTACATATCACACTTCGGTGGAGAGCCGACCCTGGGGCTGTCAGTGGACGAGGAAACTCGTGAGATCTGGCTGGGATTGGGGTAAGTGTGTGTGAGCCCCCTTAGACTCCCCACACAGAGTTATGGGAATAAAAACCGTTCTTCGTTCTTTGATGATTCCAACTCCTTTGATTATTTTCCTTAATTTTCCAAAGCAGCACCAGGAGACAATTACATACAAAGATGTGAAGTTTTTCTACGTTCTTAATTGTCATGTCGGTCAGCTTTAGTTTCTCCAAAAGTAATGTTCTCTCTGATCACACCATTACAAGATGCCTATCTGTTTGATCCTTAAAATAGCTGGAAGGAACAGTTTATTAGTTCCCCATTAAAACATCTTTGTTGTCCAATGAGTCAGGTAATTAAACCCAAAGTCATGTTCTCTCCTTTGTCAAGTTTATGAAACATGTCCTTTCTACCTTTTTCTTTCCACAGACATATTATTATACCATGAACAtacttattttagtttttagttttacaAAATTAGTGAACAATACCAAAACAGAATTTGGTCAAGACTTTGCTGTCTATTAATAAGAAAAAGGCAAAATTTAACAACCCTTTCCAGTCCTCGGCCAGTTGCGGGATCTTATTTCCCAGTGAACCTGATTTTGGTGGGTTTATTGTAACAGTCTAGTGAGTTGTTGCCTCATTGTTTAATGTGGACTTGTTTACACAAGGTTTCCATGATAGAAAAACAGTCCCATCATGAAGCTTAACATTGAAACACCCTTCTCTGATTTTGATCCAGATGTTCCTTCCAAACCCCGTATCAGTATGTTTGTCAGTACATAACAATATATTGCATTACAGTAAACAACTAACATTGAGATTATATCAACAACAACCCCTGAAGTatcttatgattatttagcTGGAATGGGAacctgtatttctgtcttttgtTGTGTTATGGTTATTTGCCCCACAAAATAGCTTATCATTTTCTGCTTTGGTGTAGAATAGAAATATCCAATCCATGATTCATATTTTGTGTTGCCGTTCCCTTCATGTGTTGTTTTGCAGACAGACTCATTTGTGCTGTGTATGGTCTGCACTGTTATGATCGTGGGAGCGATCTTATTGCTGCCTGTGTATGTAAAGCTGTGTCTGTGATTGTAGGGTCCAGCCTGACCACATCCTCCCGTTTGGGCTGAGGGAGAATTTCTGGGAGATGGGGGAGACGGGTCCCTGTGGGCCCTGCACTGAGATCCACTACGACCACCGCGGGGGCAGGAACGCCGCTGCTCTGGTCAACAGGGACAGCCCAGAGGTGGTGGAGATCTGGAACCTGGTCTTCATGCAGTACAACAGGTGCGTTTGCCACCCAACCGCTCTGTTCACCGACTTCCAAGCAGGGCAAAGGAAAGTGTCTGttagtatttatttactattaGTATTTATTAGTATTTAGCTGAAAGATTGACCTGAGACAAAATGCAAAGCCAAACTATTGTGAAAGTAAAGCCCCTCTCTACTCTGTGTCTCAAATGGAGGTCCCACTATGGAAATTAACACCTCTGTTATTTGTTAGCCGGGACAAAAGTGGTTTCCATTGCAAATGagattcaattaagcaactgTCTAGGCCTGCAATTATAATCgctgtgtttatttgttatatatattttgtaacctTTTTCATTCTGTCTGCCGCCCCCAATGCTGTTTTCTTCCTCAAAACACTTTCTGACAAAAGAACTACTGCGTTTTAATGTCAGGATGAAGTGAGCATTTATATTTGCCTCACACTCAGCCTtgactctttttgtgtgtgtgtctgtgtgtctgtgtgtctgtgttgctcAGGGAGGTTGATGGCAGTCTACGGCCTCTTCCTGCGCTCAGTGTTGACACGGGGATGGGTCTAGAGCGTCTCGTCACCGTCCTGCAGGGCAAGCGCTCCAACTACGACACTGACCTCTTCACCCCACTCCTCGGTGCGATTCACCAGGTGAGTCCCCTCCTCACAGCATAGACCATCCAGTACAGGGTTACTGGAGGACCAGGGTTGACAACCACAATGGTCTAGAGAGTGCTGGTTTCAATCAGGGTTGGTCACTTCCTTATCCAACCAAACTAGTTGTGCACATTGTCATTAACACTTAATTGTGTGGGGGTGGAGCCAGTCAGGAGGGAAATAGTGAAACAGTCAATCAGGTTTGGTTAGTAAAGTGGTGGTTTTGTGTTCACTAAAAACTGACAAACACTATGGTTGCTGCATCACTGCAAAAGCTAGTAATAATGAAGGCAGAGTTCTTTTTCATTAACATCCACATTTCCCGAGTGGCTGGAATCCTGTGCTAGTTTTGACCTGTGTCTGAATACATCACCGTGTTACAGAGCTCCAGATGTCCACCGTACAAGGGGCTGACCGGCGGGGCCGACGTGGGGAAGGTCGACATGGCGTACCGAGTCCTGGCCGATCACATCCGCACTCTGTCGGTGTGCATCGCAGACGGGGTTTACCCTGGCATGTCAGGGGCCGAGTGAGTAAATGTACCCTTCTCCCCCGGAGACgtgcaaatgaagaaattaggTTTTGTATCATTCTGCAATTGATGCACCATATAGATCACAGCTGAGCAGCTTTTACAATCTGGTCAACCTAGAGCAGAATAAAACCTGTATTTTCTTAAGACGTGACAAGGATAGCCCCATCAAAACAAGATACTCGGACCCCACATTTCAAGCGTTGGACTCCCAGGAGGCTTTTTGCGGCTTCAGTGTGGCTTCGGAACACTTGCATGACAACAGTATGCACCCTAAGATCAGTTTCAGGCAGTTTAGATACAGGTTGCACATGTGTGACATAAATAAGACATAAAATGGAACAGAGGTTGAAGGAGAATTAAAATCGAATGGCTAAAGTCAAGTATAGAAATGCTCTTATGTCTGGGCAGAGTCCAGTAATGGAGGTCAAATGGTGAGAGCAGTGTTGGTCTGACTGTGTCTGTCCTTGGCCAGGTTGGTGTTGCGGCGAATCCTTAGGCGAGCTGTGAGGTTCTCCACTGAGGTTCTGCAGGCCCCCCCAGGCACCCTGGCCAGCCTGGTACCCACTGTGGCACACATTCTGGTAGGATACTGGCATCAGTCACTGTTCTTTCCTCTAAGCCTGTGCTCTTCAAATTCTAGTTGTCGATGGACACCCTCCTGCAGATTTTCTTGGCCTCTTTTAATCATCACTTGCATTAGACCTAAGAAATAGGTCACGTTACTTCAATTAAGatcaattaacttaattaattaagagctcaagaggaataaaaaacagaaatgttctAGCCCTACAGGGTTAGATTTGAAGAACACTGCTCTGAGCTGAGCCATTTGCAAAAGTTACTATATATTTAATGCCACTATTTCTTATTGCTTAATCTTACAGGGTGATGCCTATCCAGAACTGATTTCAGGAACCAATAGGGTAAGCTGATTTCAGTGTGTTGCATTGACTGAACGTCATCCCAGGAAACCCTCTGTTGCTGTTTGGCCGGTCTGTGAGTgatctgtgtgtttttcagaTCATGGACATCATCAATGACAATGAAGCCCAGTTCCTGTCCTCTCTGCAGCAGGGGCGCCGGGTCATCGACCGAACACTGCTGAAGATGGATGACGGCAAGGTGTTCCCAGGTATGGAGTGAATCAACCGTTCATGCAGGGAGACCAGCAGACCAGCTAccggagggggtgggggggtattgTAATTGCAGTTCTGTAAGTTTTGCCCTGTATGTCCGTGTGAGGCTGTGTAAGTTGTGTGTTGAGCCATTGTTAACCAGCCTGACTGACGCGTGTGTCTGGCCTGGTCATTAGGGGCGGTGGCATGGGCCTTGCATCGCAACCTGGGCTTTCCTCTCGACCTGATTGGTTTAATGCTGGAGGAGAGAGGGGTTTCCATGGATACAGAAACACTCAATAAACTGGCTTTGGAAAACGCAAAGGTATTATCTGCATTACCCGTTTCTAAGCactctttttattattactaatagcCCTTTTAGCTTGATGTGTGTAAGATTTATTAAtacaagtaaacaaaacaaaatgtgtttaattgatGGTCTGATTTCTGTTGTTTAGTTATtcacattcaatgtgttcattttaTCTGAACTGCTGTGCTGGTGTTTGACTCTCACGTAGCTGCAGTCCCAGGCGGCCCATTTTGAGGGAGAGAGCAATGTGGCTGTGGACCTACACAGCCTGGCAGAGCTGCACAGCAAGGAAGTCCCGCCCACCGACGACTCGGCTAAATACACGTACAGCCTGGGACAGGACGGGAGATACGGTAACAC from Amia ocellicauda isolate fAmiCal2 chromosome 23, fAmiCal2.hap1, whole genome shotgun sequence encodes the following:
- the aars2 gene encoding alanine--tRNA ligase, mitochondrial isoform X1, with protein sequence MAAHMMLPKTTNALLSIKYLGAITGNRRFLSFSFATGTTEFTSKRVRSIFTEFFKEQHGHRVVPSSLVRPRGDRSLLFVNAGMNQFKPIFLGTVDPRSELAQYRRVVNSQKCVRAGGKHNDLEDVGRDVYHHTFFEMLGNWSFGDYFKEEACAMAWQLLTQVYGIPKDRLYISHFGGEPTLGLSVDEETREIWLGLGVQPDHILPFGLRENFWEMGETGPCGPCTEIHYDHRGGRNAAALVNRDSPEVVEIWNLVFMQYNREVDGSLRPLPALSVDTGMGLERLVTVLQGKRSNYDTDLFTPLLGAIHQSSRCPPYKGLTGGADVGKVDMAYRVLADHIRTLSVCIADGVYPGMSGAELVLRRILRRAVRFSTEVLQAPPGTLASLVPTVAHILGDAYPELISGTNRIMDIINDNEAQFLSSLQQGRRVIDRTLLKMDDGKVFPGAVAWALHRNLGFPLDLIGLMLEERGVSMDTETLNKLALENAKLQSQAAHFEGESNVAVDLHSLAELHSKEVPPTDDSAKYTYSLGQDGRYEFPSCQATVLALYCGQALVQEVLEGQKCGVILDRTSFYAEQGGQTHDRGYFTREGLQDVLFPVEAVQLAGGYVVHEVTATETLRTGDEIRLFVDEAQRLACMVKHTATHILNFALRWTLGDAVEQRGSHVTSDRLRFDFSVKGALSVQQLQEIERTIQDIVQKDEHVHVQELPLTLARGIQGLRTMDEVYPDPVRVVSVGVPVSDLVNSTGLLPTSVELCCGTHLLRTGEIKDFVIVAEKQLVKGISRIVAVTGEEAREAREAGLALAQDVESLSVRLASVIPSLSTAHRLSKEVGQLTDAVDSTAIPQWQRRELQAKLKALQRTTNTAVRKLETKEATRKVQTLLEKHVSETLVVDTVDADSISVVMKTVNQYSERSPGAFVMLLSHQPCGKVLCACQVPKGCTTLSAGDWALAVCTQIGGNAGGSPTVAKGTGSTVDLKETLELAQRFAQSRTRH